A genome region from Halococcus salifodinae DSM 8989 includes the following:
- the csa3 gene encoding CRISPR-associated CARF protein Csa3 produces the protein MRTYLAPLGFDSRRVVRPVLSEGLDTGDHILLLQPATGSDQGDSALEEVEDILTQVVPDLDPVAETLPYSDFVETTLHCADLIQASDGETIVILGGGARELLLPLTIATFTATDDVDTILQIGDIDSSVRRLPQLNLRGNVSDAEAGLLADLGMLDTPLSITEIADGLDKSKSTIARHVSSLESEGFVSASKNGRLKNVSITDSGRVFLKTWHRPQI, from the coding sequence ATGCGCACCTATCTAGCGCCACTTGGTTTCGACAGTCGACGTGTAGTACGGCCAGTTTTAAGCGAAGGTCTTGACACCGGCGACCACATCCTGTTGTTACAACCCGCTACCGGATCAGATCAAGGAGATAGCGCGCTCGAGGAGGTAGAGGACATCCTTACACAGGTCGTTCCCGATCTCGACCCAGTAGCTGAAACCTTACCCTACTCGGATTTCGTAGAAACGACGCTACACTGTGCCGACCTCATACAGGCGTCTGACGGCGAGACAATTGTCATTCTTGGTGGAGGTGCACGAGAATTACTTCTCCCTCTGACCATCGCGACGTTCACCGCTACAGATGATGTGGACACCATCCTTCAGATAGGAGATATCGACAGCAGCGTTCGACGGCTCCCTCAGCTGAACCTCCGAGGGAACGTTTCAGACGCCGAGGCAGGGTTGCTAGCAGATCTAGGTATGCTGGATACGCCACTTTCCATCACCGAAATAGCAGACGGATTGGACAAATCAAAGAGCACGATAGCCCGCCATGTCAGTAGCCTTGAATCCGAGGGATTCGTCTCGGCCAGCAAGAACGGTCGGTTGAAGAATGTCTCGATAACCGACAGCGGGCGGGTATTCCTGAAAACGTGGCACCGACCGCAGATCTGA